Genomic segment of Vicinamibacterales bacterium:
ACCGTGATGAACGCCGGCAAGCGGAGCACGGCGGAGCAGATCCTGTACCGCAGCTTCGACATCATCAAGGAGCGGACCGGCGACGACCCGCTCAAGGTGTTCAAGAAGGCGGTCGACAACGTCAAGCCGACGCTCGAGGTCAAGTCCCGCCGCGTGGGCGGCTCGAACTACCAGGTGCCGATCGAGGTCAACCCGAATCGCCGCCTGTCGCTCAGCATTCGCTGGCTCGTCGGCTACGCCCGGTCGCGTGGCGACGGCAAGACGATGGAAGAGAAACTGGCCAACGAGTTCATGGATGCGGCCAATCTTCGCGGCGGCGCCGTGAAGAAGCGTGAGGACACGCACCGCATGGCCGAAGCCAACAAGGCGTTCGCGCACTATCGCTGGTAGTACTGCCGATGCCTCGTTCAGTCCCGCTCGATCGCACTCGGAATATCGGCATCATGGCGCACATCGATGCCGGTAAGACCACCACCACGGAACGGATCCTGTTCTACACCGGGATTACGTACAAGATTGGTGAGGTCCACGAGGGCACGGCCGTCATGGACTGGATGGAGCAGGAGCAGGAACGCGGCATCACGATTACCTCTGCCGCCACTACCTGCCTGTGGCGCGATCACCGCATCAACATCATCGACACGCCCGGCCACGTGGACTTCACGGCGGAAGTCGAGCGGTCGCTGCGCGTGCTCGACGGTGCGGTGGCTGTGTTCGACGCGGTCTCGGGCGTTGAGCCGCAGTCGGAAACGGTCTGGCGCCAGGCCGACAAGTACCGGGTCCCGCGCCTCTGCTTCGTCAACAAGATGGACCGCGTTGGCGCCGACTTCCGTGCCACGCTGGAGCAGATCGAGCGCAAGCTGCAGGCGAACCCGGTCGCGGTTCAGCTCCCGATCGGCTCAGAGGAACACTTCGCCGGCGTCATCGACCTCATCGGCATGCGGGCCATCCGCTACAAGGACGAGACGCTCGGCGCCGAGTACCTCGTCGACGACATCCCCGCCGATCTGCTCGACGAAGCCAAGCACTACCGCGAAATCCTCATCGAGAAAGCCACCGAGACCGACGACGCGCTGCTCGAGAAATACGTGGCCGGCGAGCCGATCAGCGAGGATGAGATTCGCGCGGCCATCCGCACGCGTTCCACCCGGTCGGTCCGCCACGAGAAGCGCCCGTTCGTGCCGGTCATCTGTGGTTCCGCCTTCAAGAACAAGGGCGTGCAGCCGCTGCTCGACGCGGTCGTCGACTTCCTCCCGTCGCCGCTCGACATTCCCGCGGTGATTGGCCTCGACCCGCGCAAGACCGAGGAAGTCCAGGTGGAGCGTCCGGCCGACGACTCGGCGCCGTTCTCCGCGCTGGCGTTCAAGATCATGACCGACCCGTTCGTCGGCCAGTTGGCGTTCATCCGGGTGTACTCCGGCGTGATGTCGTCCG
This window contains:
- the rpsG gene encoding 30S ribosomal protein S7, which encodes MPRRREIAKREIAPDPVYSSALVTKFVNTVMNAGKRSTAEQILYRSFDIIKERTGDDPLKVFKKAVDNVKPTLEVKSRRVGGSNYQVPIEVNPNRRLSLSIRWLVGYARSRGDGKTMEEKLANEFMDAANLRGGAVKKREDTHRMAEANKAFAHYRW